A DNA window from Mastomys coucha isolate ucsf_1 unplaced genomic scaffold, UCSF_Mcou_1 pScaffold21, whole genome shotgun sequence contains the following coding sequences:
- the Iglon5 gene encoding igLON family member 5, whose amino-acid sequence MPPPAPGARLRLLAAAALAGLAVISRGLLSQSLEFSSPADNYTVCEGDNATLSCFIDEHVTRVAWLNRSNILYAGNDRWTSDPRVRLLINTPEEFSILITQVGLGDEGLYTCSFQTRHQPYTTQVYLIVHVPARIVNISSPVAVNEGGNVNLLCLAVGRPEPTVTWRQLRDGFTSEGEILEISDIQRGQAGEYECVTHNGVNSAPDSRRVLVTVNYPPTITDVTSARTALGRAALLRCEAMAVPPADFQWYKDDRLLSSGSAEGLKVQTERTRSMLLFANVSARHYGNYTCRAANRLGASSASMRLLRPGSLENSAPRPPGPLTLLSALSWLWWRM is encoded by the exons ATGCCCCCCCCTGCGCCCGGGGCCCGGCTCCGGCTCCTCGCCGCCGCCGCCCTGGCCGGCCTGGCCGTCATCAGCCGAG GGTTGCTGTCCCAGAGCCTGGAGTTCAGCTCACCGGCGGACAACTATACAGTATGTGAAGGTGACAACGCCACCCTCAG ctGCTTCATTGATGAACATGTGACCCGGGTAGCCTGGCTGAACCGTTCCAACATCCTGTATGCGGGCAATGACCGTTGGACAAGTGACCCCCGGGTGCGGCTGCTCATCAACACCCCTGAGGAATTCTCCATCCTCATCACCCAGGTGGGGCTCGGTGATGAGGGCCTCTACACCTGCTCCTTCCAGACCCGCCACCAGCCCTACACCACTCAGGTCTACCTCATCGTCCATG TCCCTGCCCGTATTGTGAACATCTCCTCACCCGTAGCAGTGAATGAAGGGGGCAATGTGAATCTTCTCTGCCTGGCTGTGGGAAGGCCAGAGCCCACTGTCACCTGGAGACAGCTCCGAG ACGGCTTCACTTCAGAGGGTGAGATCCTGGAAATCTCAGACATCCAGCGGGGCCAGGCCGGGGAATATGAATGCGTTACTCACAACGGGGTGAACTCAGCGCCCGACAGCCGCCGCGTGCTGGTCACAGTGAATT ATCCCCCGACCATCACGGATGTTACCAGCGCGCGCACCGCCCTGGGCCGGGCTGCGCTCCTGCGCTGTGAAGCTATGGCTGTGCCGCCCGCAGATTTCCAGTGGTACAAGGATGACAGGCT GCTAAGCAGCGGTTCTGCGGAGGGCCTCAAGGTGCAGACCGAGCGCACCCGCTCTATGCTTCTCTTTGCCAACGTGAGCGCCAGGCACTATGGCAACTACACCTGTCGTGCAGCCAACCGGCTCGGAGCGTCCAGCGCCTCCATGCGGCTCCTGC
- the LOC116102091 gene encoding sialic acid-binding Ig-like lectin 10 isoform X1, translating to MTFSGFYWLPKKNRGIRRLKLDRTAEGILGQPRPRIGTHKQKENQNSSQFTGHCVRDQSQQQEPSLFSLVPEMLWGLTSLLLLYLGLLSPVLVDIKKTAMEDGLCSTVPCVIEFSKEPLRNPMIVSYRLNENISFRVGTSHLSAPMGDLSTEKLEYCILMTHSILRRENMFDSLYVGLGAQKDLTQNPELHIPESSVGGEPVTLTCTLRGTCREHYALFHSWKGSIMSSNTTISIHRSSALAINPKPEDQDSTLRCHLKLSLDNLSSSKVVKLQLVSPVRLLNYSCLLKRTLTCSCSFHGIPTPSVQWWVGGTPVSVNSIDAILHMTTTTLEPWTNSTIHLMWEPEIVKRLRCEGKNQYGVHASRIFLIPDKSSISSVFLRGLIQGIVYGTIASALFFFFLVVLVMKMLNWWEENQTFKNKEAPTLMKPVLGGANSAEV from the exons ATGACCTTTTCTGGTTTCTACTGGCTTCCAAAGAAGAACAGGGGTATCAGGAGGTTAAAGCTAGACCGGACTGCAGAGGGGATTCTAGGTCAGCCTCGGCCACGTATTGGGACTCACAAACAAAAGGAGAACCAGAACAGTTCCCAGTTTACAG GACATTGTGTCAGAGACCAGAGTCAGCAGCAGGAGCCATCCTTGTTTTCTCTCGTCCCTGAGATGCTGTGGGGGCTCACATCCCTACTTCTGCTGTATTTGG GGTTACTTTCTCCAGTTTTGGTTGATATCAAGAAGACAGCAATGGAAGACGGTCTATGCAGTACAGTCCCTTGTGTGATTGAATTTTCCAAGGAACCTCTTAGAAATCCCATGATTGTGAGCTATAGGCTTAATGAAAATATCAGCTTCCGTGTTGGTACCAGCCATCTGAGTGCCCCCATGGGTGATCTCTCCACAGAGAAGCTGGAGTACTGCATCCTGATGACCCACAGCATACTCAGAAGAGAAAACATGTTCGACTCGCTCTATGTGGGTCTAGGAGCTCAGAAAG acCTCACCCAAAACCCAGAGCTTCACATCCCAGAAAGCAGTGTTGGTGGAGAGCCTGTGACCTTGACCTGTACCCTCCGAGGCACTTGCCGAGAGCACTACGCTCTTTTTCACTCCTGGAAAGGATCCATCATGTCTTCCAACACGACCATCTCCATCCACCGCTCTTCAGCACTGGCCATTAACCCAAAACCTGAGGACCAGGACAGCACTCTCAGATGCCACTTAAAGCTATCCTTAGATAACCTGTCCAGCAGTAAAGTGGTCAAGCTACAACTGGTCT CACCTGTCAGGCTGCTCAACTACTCTTGTTTGCTGAAGAGGACACTCACATGTAGCTGTTCCTTCCATGGGATCCCCACGCCTTCAGTGCAGTGGTGGGTGGGAGGAACCCCTGTGAGTGTGAATAGCATAGATGCCATCCTACACATGACCACTACCACACTAGAACCCTGGACCAACAGCACCATCCACCTCATGTGGGAACCAGAAATCGTTAAGAGACTTCGCTGTGAGGGGAAGAACCAATATGGAGTCCATGCTTCCAGAATCTTCTTGATACCAG ATAAAAGCTCCATTTCCAGTGTGTTCCTGAGAGGACTAATTCAGGGCATTGTGTATGGGACCATAGCATCTGctttattcttcttcttcctcgTTGTGCTAGT AATGAAGATGCTTAATTGGTGGGAGGAAAATCAAACTTTCAAGAACAAAGAAGCCCCGACCCTCATGAAACCAGTTTTGGGAGGAGCCAATTCAGCTGAAGTCTGA
- the LOC116102091 gene encoding sialic acid-binding Ig-like lectin 10 isoform X2, giving the protein MTFSGFYWLPKKNRGIRRLKLDRTAEGILGQPRPRIGTHKQKENQNSSQFTGHCVRDQSQQQEPSLFSLVPEMLWGLTSLLLLYLGLLSPVLVDIKKTAMEDGLCSTVPCVIEFSKEPLRNPMIVSYRLNENISFRVGTSHLSAPMGDLSTEKLEYCILMTHSILRRENMFDSLYVGLGAQKDLTQNPELHIPESSVGGEPVTLTCTLRGTCREHYALFHSWKGSIMSSNTTISIHRSSALAINPKPEDQDSTLRCHLKLSLDNLSSSKVVKLQLVSPVRLLNYSCLLKRTLTCSCSFHGIPTPSVQWWVGGTPVSVNSIDAILHMTTTTLEPWTNSTIHLMWEPEIVKRLRCEGKNQYGVHASRIFLIPE; this is encoded by the exons ATGACCTTTTCTGGTTTCTACTGGCTTCCAAAGAAGAACAGGGGTATCAGGAGGTTAAAGCTAGACCGGACTGCAGAGGGGATTCTAGGTCAGCCTCGGCCACGTATTGGGACTCACAAACAAAAGGAGAACCAGAACAGTTCCCAGTTTACAG GACATTGTGTCAGAGACCAGAGTCAGCAGCAGGAGCCATCCTTGTTTTCTCTCGTCCCTGAGATGCTGTGGGGGCTCACATCCCTACTTCTGCTGTATTTGG GGTTACTTTCTCCAGTTTTGGTTGATATCAAGAAGACAGCAATGGAAGACGGTCTATGCAGTACAGTCCCTTGTGTGATTGAATTTTCCAAGGAACCTCTTAGAAATCCCATGATTGTGAGCTATAGGCTTAATGAAAATATCAGCTTCCGTGTTGGTACCAGCCATCTGAGTGCCCCCATGGGTGATCTCTCCACAGAGAAGCTGGAGTACTGCATCCTGATGACCCACAGCATACTCAGAAGAGAAAACATGTTCGACTCGCTCTATGTGGGTCTAGGAGCTCAGAAAG acCTCACCCAAAACCCAGAGCTTCACATCCCAGAAAGCAGTGTTGGTGGAGAGCCTGTGACCTTGACCTGTACCCTCCGAGGCACTTGCCGAGAGCACTACGCTCTTTTTCACTCCTGGAAAGGATCCATCATGTCTTCCAACACGACCATCTCCATCCACCGCTCTTCAGCACTGGCCATTAACCCAAAACCTGAGGACCAGGACAGCACTCTCAGATGCCACTTAAAGCTATCCTTAGATAACCTGTCCAGCAGTAAAGTGGTCAAGCTACAACTGGTCT CACCTGTCAGGCTGCTCAACTACTCTTGTTTGCTGAAGAGGACACTCACATGTAGCTGTTCCTTCCATGGGATCCCCACGCCTTCAGTGCAGTGGTGGGTGGGAGGAACCCCTGTGAGTGTGAATAGCATAGATGCCATCCTACACATGACCACTACCACACTAGAACCCTGGACCAACAGCACCATCCACCTCATGTGGGAACCAGAAATCGTTAAGAGACTTCGCTGTGAGGGGAAGAACCAATATGGAGTCCATGCTTCCAGAATCTTCTTGATACCAG AATGA
- the Siglecl1 gene encoding SIGLEC family-like protein 1, whose product MDLPHPQLEPARLLNSFCSVEKILQCSCSFHGIPTPSVQWWVDSAPVDVNSGHGHFQLTSTTLGPWDNSTLSLAKYPEMGTVLLCEGKNQHGIHGLSILLMSRRGPWAPQIFLEALLRGVIYAAMAITLLFLCLLPFIVKLLRTKQAKKCAQTRKQKDSMSGTDQESHLKSKKPRKSRTKPPCKEQPSEMEDNLKPRKTMETASHTKFSLPRALQKPTETPEPPSP is encoded by the exons ATGGACCTGCCACATCCACAGCTTG AACCTGCCAGACTTCTTAACTCCTTCTGCTCTGTAGAGAAGATATTGCAGTGCAGTTGTTCCTTCCATGGGATCCCCACACCCTCTGTGCAGTGGTGGGTGGACAGTGCTCCTGTGGATGTGAACAGTGGACATGGCCACTTCCAGTTGACCTCTACCACACTTGGTCCCTGGGACAACAGCACCCTCAGCCTGGCCAAGTACCCAGAAATGGGCACAGTTCTTCTCTGTGAGGGGAAGAACCAACATGGAATCCATGGTCTGAGCATCCTACTGATGTCAA GAAGGGGCCCTTGGGCTCCCCAGATTTTCCTGGAAGCTCTGCTACGGGGTGTTATCTACGCAGCCATGGCAATCACACtactttttctctgcctcctccccttcAT AGTGAAACTTCTCAGGACGAAGCAGGCAAAGAAGTGTGCACAGACGAGAAAACAGAAGGACTCTATGTCTGGAACAGACCAGGAATCCCATTTGAAATCCAAGAAGCCTAGGAAATCCAGAACTAAGCCACCCTGTAAAGAGCAGCCTTCG GAAATGGAAGATAACCTGAAGCCAAGGAAGACCATGGAAACTGCATCACATACAAAGTTCTCATTACCCCGGGCATTACAAAAACCCACAGAGACCCCAGAACCCCCAAGTCCATAA